A genomic stretch from Candidatus Ishikawaella capsulata Mpkobe includes:
- the pdxA gene encoding 4-hydroxythreonine-4-phosphate dehydrogenase PdxA produces MLNSNFRLAITPGEPAGIGPDLVIQIAQHYWPVEIVVFSCMELLKNRAKQMGLPLILRQYDPSKSPQKHQRGTLTVFPIDTLHPVKAGHLSIANSQYVINTLSMACEKCMTGEFQALITGPVHKGIINAAGIDFTGHTEFFANVTNCKRAVMMFVTDNMRVALATNHLPLKEVYSAITCNSLYEIITILHSELQKKFSLDKPHIYVCGLNPHAGENGYIGQEEIVTIIPTLKKLRKEGIYLTGPLSADSIFQPEYLRSADAILAMYHDQGLPVLKFQGFGKAVNITLGLPFIRTSVDHGTAIQLAGQNIADSYSLMKAINLAIHISKKNDA; encoded by the coding sequence ATGTTAAATAGTAATTTCCGGTTAGCAATTACACCTGGTGAACCAGCAGGAATTGGACCAGATCTAGTGATTCAGATAGCACAACATTATTGGCCGGTCGAAATAGTAGTTTTTAGCTGTATGGAATTGTTAAAAAATAGAGCTAAACAAATGGGATTACCATTGATACTTCGTCAATATGATCCAAGCAAATCTCCGCAGAAACACCAACGTGGCACTTTGACCGTTTTTCCTATAGATACGCTTCATCCAGTAAAAGCAGGTCATCTGTCTATTGCTAATAGTCAATATGTAATAAATACTTTATCAATGGCTTGTGAGAAATGTATGACAGGAGAGTTTCAAGCGCTTATTACAGGTCCTGTACATAAAGGCATTATTAATGCTGCAGGTATTGATTTTACAGGTCATACAGAATTTTTTGCTAATGTAACGAATTGTAAAAGAGCTGTCATGATGTTTGTAACAGATAATATGCGAGTAGCACTTGCCACTAATCACTTACCATTAAAAGAAGTTTACTCTGCAATTACTTGTAATAGCCTATATGAAATAATAACTATTTTACACAGTGAGTTACAAAAAAAATTTTCTTTAGATAAGCCACATATTTATGTATGTGGATTAAATCCTCATGCAGGAGAAAATGGATATATAGGTCAAGAAGAAATTGTTACTATTATACCCACTTTAAAAAAGTTACGTAAAGAAGGCATTTACTTAACTGGACCACTATCAGCAGATTCGATTTTTCAACCGGAATATCTAAGAAGTGCTGATGCTATACTAGCTATGTATCATGATCAAGGATTACCAGTATTAAAATTTCAAGGGTTTGGTAAAGCTGTTAATATTACATTAGGTCTTCCATTTATCCGTACATCTGTTGATCATGGTACAGCTATTCAATTAGCTGGTCAGAATATAGCTGATTCCTACAGTCTTATGAAAGCTATTAATTTGGCAATTCATATAAGTAAAAAAAATGATGCATAA
- the lrp gene encoding leucine-responsive transcriptional regulator Lrp, with amino-acid sequence MLNTKKRLGKNIDRIDKNILNELQKNGRISNLELAKRVGLSPTPCLERVRRLEQKGFILGYTAQLNPHYLDASLLVFVEITLNRREPDIFEQFNLAVQNLDETQECYLVSGDFDYLLKTRVADMSAYRQLLGDMLLRLPGINNTRTYVVMEEVKQSNRVVIKLANE; translated from the coding sequence ATGTTAAATACAAAAAAACGTCTCGGTAAAAATATAGATCGCATAGATAAAAATATTCTTAATGAATTACAGAAAAATGGTCGTATTTCTAATTTAGAACTTGCCAAACGTGTAGGATTATCTCCTACACCTTGTCTGGAACGGGTACGTCGTCTAGAACAAAAAGGTTTTATTTTAGGTTATACAGCCCAACTAAATCCACATTATCTTGATGCCTCACTACTGGTATTTGTGGAAATTACTTTGAATCGTCGTGAACCAGATATATTCGAGCAGTTTAATCTTGCTGTACAAAATCTTGATGAAACGCAAGAATGTTACTTAGTTTCAGGTGATTTTGATTATCTTTTAAAAACACGTGTAGCAGATATGTCAGCTTATCGTCAATTGCTAGGAGATATGCTCTTGCGGTTACCAGGAATCAACAACACTCGCACATATGTAGTAATGGAAGAGGTTAAACAAAGTAATCGGGTAGTAATAAAATTGGCTAATGAGTGA
- the trxB gene encoding thioredoxin-disulfide reductase: MVISNPIHSKLIILGSGPAGYTAAIYAARANLKPVLITGLAQGGQLTTTNEVENWPGDPDNLTGPLLMQRMHEHAKKFQTKIIVDHINSVNFQNKPFFLLGEKYEYTADAIIIATGASARYLGLPSEEAFKGKGVSACATCDGFFYKKKKVAVIGGGNTALEEALYLSNIASEVHLVHRRNNFRAEKIIIDRLMEKVDKRNILLHMEHTLGKILGDDSGVTGMILYSTTPNKNIKKIAVTGIFIAIGHIPNTAIFREQLQLEKGYIKILSGINNNATQTSIPGVFAAGDVIDPCYRQAITSAGSGCMAALDAERYLDQLS; the protein is encoded by the coding sequence ATGGTTATAAGTAATCCTATACATAGTAAATTAATTATTTTAGGATCTGGTCCGGCTGGATATACAGCAGCCATTTATGCTGCTCGTGCTAACTTGAAACCAGTATTGATTACTGGATTAGCACAAGGTGGGCAACTAACTACGACTAATGAAGTGGAAAATTGGCCTGGAGATCCTGACAACCTGACCGGTCCATTATTAATGCAACGTATGCATGAACACGCAAAAAAATTTCAAACTAAAATCATAGTAGATCACATTAATAGTGTAAATTTCCAGAATAAACCTTTCTTTCTATTAGGTGAAAAATATGAGTATACTGCAGATGCTATAATTATTGCTACAGGTGCATCGGCTCGTTATTTAGGCCTACCTTCAGAAGAAGCTTTTAAAGGTAAGGGGGTATCTGCTTGTGCAACTTGTGATGGTTTTTTTTATAAGAAAAAAAAAGTAGCAGTTATTGGAGGTGGTAACACTGCTTTGGAAGAAGCTTTATATTTATCAAATATTGCATCAGAAGTTCATCTCGTTCATCGTCGTAATAATTTTAGAGCTGAAAAAATAATCATAGATCGATTAATGGAGAAAGTAGACAAGAGAAATATTCTCTTACATATGGAACATACTTTAGGTAAAATATTAGGTGATGATTCCGGAGTCACAGGTATGATTTTATATTCCACAACACCCAACAAAAATATCAAAAAAATAGCTGTTACAGGAATATTTATTGCTATTGGTCATATTCCTAATACTGCTATTTTTAGAGAACAACTACAGTTAGAAAAAGGATATATTAAAATACTCTCTGGAATCAATAATAACGCAACTCAAACTAGTATACCTGGTGTATTTGCGGCAGGTGATGTAATAGACCCTTGTTATCGTCAGGCAATTACATCTGCAGGAAGTGGATGTATGGCTGCATTAGATGCAGAACGTTATCTAGATCAATTGAGTTAA